TGAAAAAGGCAAAAAGAGAAAAGCTGAAAAACCGATGTTAATTCTTTCAGAATCTTTTAGTTAATAAAAAAATGTTAAATGCCAAGAGGGTAGAGCATTTGCGAATCGAAATTGTTGTGGAAAATTGATGAATTGTCGCGCAAATGCTCTACCCCTACAATTTTTTTTGTGTAAATTCTAATTTAATTTGTTCATGCAGAATATCAGGTTATTGTAATTCTCGTACCAGTGGTACGAGAATTTGGCTGGAGTAAATGTATTGCTATTTTAAAAAAGTGTAAAAACACCAAAAAATGCAGATTTTATATTTTTAAACAGCCTTCCACGGCTTCATATAAATTTTGTAATAGTTCTTCAAAGGTATCTCCCTGTGTTGCACATCCAGCGATCGCAGGAACTTCTGCCCAATAGCCGCCTTCTTCGGCTTCATGAATAACGACTTTAAGTTTCATAAATTTACGATTACGTTTTGAATTATTTTTATATTAACATTTTGCATTGACAGCCCTAAAAATGTGATGAAATATCTGATAAGATTAATGAATATTTTAGTCTGATAAGATTAATGAATATTTTAGTTTGAAGCGATCTCCTTAGTCATGCCTGAAATTAAACAGCTATTTAGCAATGCTTATAACCGAGCTAGTTGGAAACAGTTTTTGGCTGGGGTATTTGTGGGCGCTGACTTATTTCTAGAACCCAATAGCGTTGATGTTGATACCCATGTTGCTACTAGCGCTCAAAGATTGGGTTTTATTAAGATTAATGAGGATGGAATTGAGAAACAAATAGTGCTGTATGAGGTGACGCTAGCGGATGGAATTATTTTGGAACGTAATCGGGTGGGATTACGGAATGCGTTGCGAAAACATTACGGTAATTATGCTGCCGCTTTTATTGTTTATCATCGTCCTGAAGATCGCAATTGGCGCTTAACTTATGTCTCAGAATTTGCAGGGACGGAACCGAAGCGCTATACCTATGTTTTGGGTGAGGGGGAAACGGTGCGGACGGCGGTGAGTCGTTTTGAGAAGATTCAGGAGAAGGGGCGCGGGGTTAGTTTAGATGATGTGAAGGATGCCTTCTCGGTGGAAAAGCTTTCTAAGGTGTTTTTTGGTGATTATAAGAAGCATTACGAGGATTTTTGTAATCATATGCTTGCTGATCCTTATAGTTATCAGACAATTTTTAAGGGCGATGAGAAGGGGATTCGGGATTTTAGTAAGAAGTTGTTGGGGCGGATTGTGTTTTTGTACTTTATCCAGAAGAAGGGTTGGCTGGGTGTGAAGGTTGGGGATGCTTGGGGGAAGGGTGATTTTAATTTTTTGACGGATTTGTTTCAACGGAACAAGGCTCTTTTTTATGAGCAGTTGTTGTCGCCTTTGTTTTTTGATACGTTGAATACGAAGCGTGATCATGATGTGATTGAGTTGGTTGCGGGGGAGCCTTGTCGGATTCCTTATCTAAATGGTGGTTTGTTTGAGGAAGACGATCGGATTCATCGTAGTTTGGTGTTTCCTGTGCAGTTATTTGAGAAGCTGTTTGAGTTTTTCAATCAATACAATTTCACGATCTATGAGGATGATCCGAATGATCATACTGTGGCGGTTGATCCTGAGATGTTGGGACATATTTTTGAGAATCTATTGGAAGACAATAAGGATAAGGGGGCTTTTTATACGCCGAAAGAGATTGTGCATTATATGTGTCAGGAGAGTTTGATCGAGTATCTGACGACTTGGTTTGAGAATAATGGTTATAAAGTGGTGGGTTTTGTCACTATTGGTAAGCCTGAACAGCCGAGTTTGCTTTCTGAGAATACGGTGCGGGAGGGTCAGTTAGAGTTAGAAGTGCCTGTGGAGGCTGAGTCTAATACTAAACAGATTAATCGGGTTTTGATTGAGAAGTTGTTGAAGAAGACTTTGAGTGATGATGAGAGGTTGTTGGTTGGCGGCTATGCGGATAAGTTCAATGTGGCGTTGGATGCGGTGAAAATTTGTGATCCTGCGATCGGTTCGGGGGCGTTTCCGATGGGATTGTTGCATGAGATATTTACGACAAAGCAGACTTTGTATGGGATTGTGCATGGTAATGCAAATGGGTTTGCGGCTTCGGAGGTGAAGTTAAATATTATTCAGAATAGTATTTATGGTGTGGATATCGAGCGCGGGGCGGTGGATATTGCGCGGTTGCGGTTTTGGTTGAGTTTGATTGTGGATGAGAGTGATCCGAAGCCTTTGCCGAATTTGGATTATAAGATTGTGGTGGGGAATAGTTTGGTGAGTAAGTTGGATGATCAGGTGATTGATCTGGATTGGGGAATGAAGGGGATTAAGCAGACAAATATTCTCTATGATGTGTCGAAGCCTGAGAGAATTTTGCGGTCTATCGGTGAGAAGCAACGGGAGTTTTTTAGTCCTGACAGCAATAAAAAGCAGTTGTCATCGGAGATTCGGGATCTCAAGATTGATTTGTTAATCAGTCAGTTGGAGTTGATGATTAAGGATCGCGGGTTGGAGGCTGCGCCGATTGGTACAGGCAAAAAGTTAGCGGAAGAAACCAAGAAGCATTTACAAACGCTTGGATGGAAAAGTACGATCTCTCAGTTAAAGAAGTTACGGGCTAAGCCTGATGGTGTGCTTAACTTTTTTGATTGGAAGTTGGATTTTCCAGAGGTGATGAATGAGCGGGTTTGCGATCAGGTTGGATTTGATATTGTAATTGGTAATCCTCCATATAAAATCATTTTTGATACTGAAGAGAAAAAAGTACTTGAAGATAAATTCCCAACATTCAAGAGAAATAATGATCTGTATGTTGCTTTTTTTGAAAAATGTTTTAAATTATTGAAAAACAAATCAACTCTTAGTTTTATCACTCCTAATACATTCATTAACGGAGATTATTTTAAACCATTACGAAAAGAAATCACTTCGTATTTTTGGATTATGGAATTAATTGGTTTTAAAGAATCAAAAGTATTTAGTGATCCAACTGTGTATGTATCAATCTCATTTTTTAAAAAAATCAATCAAAATGAGATTGACAATAAAAACACAAAACTAAAATTGAGTAACGAAGACTTCTCTTCAACTATTGTTAAAAATATTACCCTAAAGTTGTCATCAGAAGAAGCATTTAAAGAGTCTAATTATTTACTTGATAGATTTAACAAAAACTATTTAGATGAGTTTTTCTATGTTAAAGATGTCGGCTTTAAATACTGGAGTAT
This genomic stretch from Pseudanabaena galeata CCNP1313 harbors:
- a CDS encoding Eco57I restriction-modification methylase domain-containing protein, coding for MPEIKQLFSNAYNRASWKQFLAGVFVGADLFLEPNSVDVDTHVATSAQRLGFIKINEDGIEKQIVLYEVTLADGIILERNRVGLRNALRKHYGNYAAAFIVYHRPEDRNWRLTYVSEFAGTEPKRYTYVLGEGETVRTAVSRFEKIQEKGRGVSLDDVKDAFSVEKLSKVFFGDYKKHYEDFCNHMLADPYSYQTIFKGDEKGIRDFSKKLLGRIVFLYFIQKKGWLGVKVGDAWGKGDFNFLTDLFQRNKALFYEQLLSPLFFDTLNTKRDHDVIELVAGEPCRIPYLNGGLFEEDDRIHRSLVFPVQLFEKLFEFFNQYNFTIYEDDPNDHTVAVDPEMLGHIFENLLEDNKDKGAFYTPKEIVHYMCQESLIEYLTTWFENNGYKVVGFVTIGKPEQPSLLSENTVREGQLELEVPVEAESNTKQINRVLIEKLLKKTLSDDERLLVGGYADKFNVALDAVKICDPAIGSGAFPMGLLHEIFTTKQTLYGIVHGNANGFAASEVKLNIIQNSIYGVDIERGAVDIARLRFWLSLIVDESDPKPLPNLDYKIVVGNSLVSKLDDQVIDLDWGMKGIKQTNILYDVSKPERILRSIGEKQREFFSPDSNKKQLSSEIRDLKIDLLISQLELMIKDRGLEAAPIGTGKKLAEETKKHLQTLGWKSTISQLKKLRAKPDGVLNFFDWKLDFPEVMNERVCDQVGFDIVIGNPPYKIIFDTEEKKVLEDKFPTFKRNNDLYVAFFEKCFKLLKNKSTLSFITPNTFINGDYFKPLRKEITSYFWIMELIGFKESKVFSDPTVYVSISFFKKINQNEIDNKNTKLKLSNEDFSSTIVKNITLKLSSEEAFKESNYLLDRFNKNYLDEFFYVKDVGFKYWSIGKGKKRDGNSIGDRILYSGKQKDIKDLPFIKGKDISKNFINEPSHFLRHNYNDYLVKGIDIFRYSQEFLQINPKIVYRQTSNKIIAALDTSKYLCDKTVHIIVPRQNQPYSLILVLALINSNLFDYFYKFISQETDGRAFAQVKATYIKKLPLPNIDRLKGTSIYKVANEVVTLKSEGKDTTALEQQIDNLVYKLYELTYQEVKASDPEFELTEQEYTEIKME
- a CDS encoding type II toxin-antitoxin system HicB family antitoxin; amino-acid sequence: MKLKVVIHEAEEGGYWAEVPAIAGCATQGDTFEELLQNLYEAVEGCLKI